The following are encoded together in the Silurus meridionalis isolate SWU-2019-XX chromosome 2, ASM1480568v1, whole genome shotgun sequence genome:
- the mapk8a gene encoding mitogen-activated protein kinase 8 isoform X2 → MNAQTSFCQDVIMNKNKREKEFYSIDVGDSTFTVLKRYQNLRPIGSGAQGIVCSAYDQHLERNVAIKKLSRPFQNQTHAKRAYRELVLMKYVNHKNIIGLLNVFTPQKTFEEFQDVYLVMELMDANLCQVIQMELDHERLSYLLYQMLCGIKHLHAAGIIHRDLKPSNIVVKSDCTLKILDFGLARTAATGLLMTPYVVTRYYRAPEVILGMGYQANVDIWSVGCILAEMVRHKILFPGRDYIDQWNKVIEQLGTPSQEFLMKLNQSVRTYVENRPRYAGYSFEKLFPDVLFPADSDHNKLKASQARDLLSKMLVIDASKRISVDEALQHPYINVWYDPAEVEAPPPVITDKQLEEREHTVEEWKELIYKEVLDWEDRTKNGVIRGQPPPLGGAVVNGSPQASSSSSINDVSSMSTEPTMASDTDSSLEATAGALSCCR, encoded by the exons ATGAATGCACAGACCTCATTTTGCCAGGACGTCatcatgaataaaaacaaaagagagaaggaattCTACAGTATAGATGTGGGTGATTCAACATTCACAGTTCTGAAACGTTATCAGAACCTGAGACCTATCGGCTCAGGGGCACAGGGAATTGTCTG TTCTGCATATGACCAACATCTTGAAAGAAATGTAGCTATTAAGAAACTCAGCCGGCCCTTTCAGAATCAGACACATGCCAAGCGAGCATACAGAGAGCTGGTGCTCATGAAGTACGTCAACCATAAAAAC ATTATCGgccttttaaatgtttttacaccacaaaaaacatttgaagaaTTTCAAGATGT TTACCTTGTAATGGAGCTGATGGATGCCAACCTTTGCCAAGTCATTCAGATGGAGCTTGACCATGAGCGGCTGTCCTATCTGCTGTACCAGATGCTGTGTGGAATTAAACACCTCCATGCGGCAGGGATCATCCACAGG GACCTGAAACCTAGTAACATAGTAGTCAAGTCAGACTGTACCCTAAAGATCCTGGACTTTGGCTTGGCCCGGACAGCGGCCACTGGTTTGCTGATGACACCATATGTGGTGACCCGCTACTACAGAGCCCCTGAAGTCATCCTGGGAATGGGATATCAGGCCAACG TGGACATTTGGTCAGTCGGCTGTATTTTGGCAGAAATGGTTCGTCACAAAATCCTTTTCCCAGGAAGGGACT ATATTGATCAGTGGAACAAAGTCATTGAGCAGCTGGGGACCCCATCCCAAGAGTTCCTGATGAAACTCAATCAGTCTGTAAGGACGTATGTGGAGAACCGGCCTCGCTATGCCGGATACAGCTTTGAGAAGCTTTTCCCTGATGTTCTTTTCCCTGCTGATTCAGATCACAACAAGCTCAAag CAAGCCAGGCCCGAGACCTGCTTTCTAAAATGCTAGTTATAGATGCTTCCAAGCGCATCTCAGTAGATGAAGCTCTCCAGCACCCCTACATTAATGTGTGGTATGATCCAGCTGAGGTTGAGGCT cCGCCACCAGTGATCACTGACAAGCAGTTGGAGGAAAGGGAGCACACAGTGGAAGAGTGGAAAG AGCTGATTTATAAGGAAGTGCTGGACTGGGAGGACAGGACGAAGAACGGTGTGATCCGTGGCCAACCCCCTCCTCTAG GTGGAGCAGTAGTCAACGGCTCGCCTCAggcttcctcctcttcctccatcaACGATGTGTCCTCCATGTCTACAGAGCCCACCATGGCGTCAGACACAGACAGCAGTCTGGAGGCCACAGCCGGAGCACTGAGCTGCTGCAGATGA
- the mapk8a gene encoding mitogen-activated protein kinase 8 isoform X1, with protein sequence MNAQTSFCQDVIMNKNKREKEFYSIDVGDSTFTVLKRYQNLRPIGSGAQGIVCSAYDQHLERNVAIKKLSRPFQNQTHAKRAYRELVLMKYVNHKNIIGLLNVFTPQKTFEEFQDVYLVMELMDANLCQVIQMELDHERLSYLLYQMLCGIKHLHAAGIIHRDLKPSNIVVKSDCTLKILDFGLARTAATGLLMTPYVVTRYYRAPEVILGMGYQANVDVWSVGCIMAEMVRGSVLFPGTDHIDQWNKVIEQLGTPSQEFLMKLNQSVRTYVENRPRYAGYSFEKLFPDVLFPADSDHNKLKASQARDLLSKMLVIDASKRISVDEALQHPYINVWYDPAEVEAPPPVITDKQLEEREHTVEEWKELIYKEVLDWEDRTKNGVIRGQPPPLGGAVVNGSPQASSSSSINDVSSMSTEPTMASDTDSSLEATAGALSCCR encoded by the exons ATGAATGCACAGACCTCATTTTGCCAGGACGTCatcatgaataaaaacaaaagagagaaggaattCTACAGTATAGATGTGGGTGATTCAACATTCACAGTTCTGAAACGTTATCAGAACCTGAGACCTATCGGCTCAGGGGCACAGGGAATTGTCTG TTCTGCATATGACCAACATCTTGAAAGAAATGTAGCTATTAAGAAACTCAGCCGGCCCTTTCAGAATCAGACACATGCCAAGCGAGCATACAGAGAGCTGGTGCTCATGAAGTACGTCAACCATAAAAAC ATTATCGgccttttaaatgtttttacaccacaaaaaacatttgaagaaTTTCAAGATGT TTACCTTGTAATGGAGCTGATGGATGCCAACCTTTGCCAAGTCATTCAGATGGAGCTTGACCATGAGCGGCTGTCCTATCTGCTGTACCAGATGCTGTGTGGAATTAAACACCTCCATGCGGCAGGGATCATCCACAGG GACCTGAAACCTAGTAACATAGTAGTCAAGTCAGACTGTACCCTAAAGATCCTGGACTTTGGCTTGGCCCGGACAGCGGCCACTGGTTTGCTGATGACACCATATGTGGTGACCCGCTACTACAGAGCCCCTGAAGTCATCCTGGGAATGGGATATCAGGCCAACG TTGATGTCTGGTCTGTtggctgtatcatggctgaaatGGTCAGAGGTAGTGTGTTGTTTCCTGGCACTGATC ATATTGATCAGTGGAACAAAGTCATTGAGCAGCTGGGGACCCCATCCCAAGAGTTCCTGATGAAACTCAATCAGTCTGTAAGGACGTATGTGGAGAACCGGCCTCGCTATGCCGGATACAGCTTTGAGAAGCTTTTCCCTGATGTTCTTTTCCCTGCTGATTCAGATCACAACAAGCTCAAag CAAGCCAGGCCCGAGACCTGCTTTCTAAAATGCTAGTTATAGATGCTTCCAAGCGCATCTCAGTAGATGAAGCTCTCCAGCACCCCTACATTAATGTGTGGTATGATCCAGCTGAGGTTGAGGCT cCGCCACCAGTGATCACTGACAAGCAGTTGGAGGAAAGGGAGCACACAGTGGAAGAGTGGAAAG AGCTGATTTATAAGGAAGTGCTGGACTGGGAGGACAGGACGAAGAACGGTGTGATCCGTGGCCAACCCCCTCCTCTAG GTGGAGCAGTAGTCAACGGCTCGCCTCAggcttcctcctcttcctccatcaACGATGTGTCCTCCATGTCTACAGAGCCCACCATGGCGTCAGACACAGACAGCAGTCTGGAGGCCACAGCCGGAGCACTGAGCTGCTGCAGATGA
- the mapk8a gene encoding mitogen-activated protein kinase 8 isoform X3, translating to MNAQTSFCQDVIMNKNKREKEFYSIDVGDSTFTVLKRYQNLRPIGSGAQGIVCSAYDQHLERNVAIKKLSRPFQNQTHAKRAYRELVLMKYVNHKNIIGLLNVFTPQKTFEEFQDVYLVMELMDANLCQVIQMELDHERLSYLLYQMLCGIKHLHAAGIIHRDLKPSNIVVKSDCTLKILDFGLARTAATGLLMTPYVVTRYYRAPEVILGMGYQANVDVWSVGCIMAEMVRGSVLFPGTDHIDQWNKVIEQLGTPSQEFLMKLNQSVRTYVENRPRYAGYSFEKLFPDVLFPADSDHNKLKASQARDLLSKMLVIDASKRISVDEALQHPYINVWYDPAEVEAPPPVITDKQLEEREHTVEEWKELIYKEVLDWEDRTKNGVIRGQPPPLAQVEQ from the exons ATGAATGCACAGACCTCATTTTGCCAGGACGTCatcatgaataaaaacaaaagagagaaggaattCTACAGTATAGATGTGGGTGATTCAACATTCACAGTTCTGAAACGTTATCAGAACCTGAGACCTATCGGCTCAGGGGCACAGGGAATTGTCTG TTCTGCATATGACCAACATCTTGAAAGAAATGTAGCTATTAAGAAACTCAGCCGGCCCTTTCAGAATCAGACACATGCCAAGCGAGCATACAGAGAGCTGGTGCTCATGAAGTACGTCAACCATAAAAAC ATTATCGgccttttaaatgtttttacaccacaaaaaacatttgaagaaTTTCAAGATGT TTACCTTGTAATGGAGCTGATGGATGCCAACCTTTGCCAAGTCATTCAGATGGAGCTTGACCATGAGCGGCTGTCCTATCTGCTGTACCAGATGCTGTGTGGAATTAAACACCTCCATGCGGCAGGGATCATCCACAGG GACCTGAAACCTAGTAACATAGTAGTCAAGTCAGACTGTACCCTAAAGATCCTGGACTTTGGCTTGGCCCGGACAGCGGCCACTGGTTTGCTGATGACACCATATGTGGTGACCCGCTACTACAGAGCCCCTGAAGTCATCCTGGGAATGGGATATCAGGCCAACG TTGATGTCTGGTCTGTtggctgtatcatggctgaaatGGTCAGAGGTAGTGTGTTGTTTCCTGGCACTGATC ATATTGATCAGTGGAACAAAGTCATTGAGCAGCTGGGGACCCCATCCCAAGAGTTCCTGATGAAACTCAATCAGTCTGTAAGGACGTATGTGGAGAACCGGCCTCGCTATGCCGGATACAGCTTTGAGAAGCTTTTCCCTGATGTTCTTTTCCCTGCTGATTCAGATCACAACAAGCTCAAag CAAGCCAGGCCCGAGACCTGCTTTCTAAAATGCTAGTTATAGATGCTTCCAAGCGCATCTCAGTAGATGAAGCTCTCCAGCACCCCTACATTAATGTGTGGTATGATCCAGCTGAGGTTGAGGCT cCGCCACCAGTGATCACTGACAAGCAGTTGGAGGAAAGGGAGCACACAGTGGAAGAGTGGAAAG AGCTGATTTATAAGGAAGTGCTGGACTGGGAGGACAGGACGAAGAACGGTGTGATCCGTGGCCAACCCCCTCCTCTAG CACAGGTGGAGCAGTAG
- the mapk8a gene encoding mitogen-activated protein kinase 8 isoform X4, with product MNAQTSFCQDVIMNKNKREKEFYSIDVGDSTFTVLKRYQNLRPIGSGAQGIVCSAYDQHLERNVAIKKLSRPFQNQTHAKRAYRELVLMKYVNHKNIIGLLNVFTPQKTFEEFQDVYLVMELMDANLCQVIQMELDHERLSYLLYQMLCGIKHLHAAGIIHRDLKPSNIVVKSDCTLKILDFGLARTAATGLLMTPYVVTRYYRAPEVILGMGYQANVDIWSVGCILAEMVRHKILFPGRDCILACFTVLSMF from the exons ATGAATGCACAGACCTCATTTTGCCAGGACGTCatcatgaataaaaacaaaagagagaaggaattCTACAGTATAGATGTGGGTGATTCAACATTCACAGTTCTGAAACGTTATCAGAACCTGAGACCTATCGGCTCAGGGGCACAGGGAATTGTCTG TTCTGCATATGACCAACATCTTGAAAGAAATGTAGCTATTAAGAAACTCAGCCGGCCCTTTCAGAATCAGACACATGCCAAGCGAGCATACAGAGAGCTGGTGCTCATGAAGTACGTCAACCATAAAAAC ATTATCGgccttttaaatgtttttacaccacaaaaaacatttgaagaaTTTCAAGATGT TTACCTTGTAATGGAGCTGATGGATGCCAACCTTTGCCAAGTCATTCAGATGGAGCTTGACCATGAGCGGCTGTCCTATCTGCTGTACCAGATGCTGTGTGGAATTAAACACCTCCATGCGGCAGGGATCATCCACAGG GACCTGAAACCTAGTAACATAGTAGTCAAGTCAGACTGTACCCTAAAGATCCTGGACTTTGGCTTGGCCCGGACAGCGGCCACTGGTTTGCTGATGACACCATATGTGGTGACCCGCTACTACAGAGCCCCTGAAGTCATCCTGGGAATGGGATATCAGGCCAACG TGGACATTTGGTCAGTCGGCTGTATTTTGGCAGAAATGGTTCGTCACAAAATCCTTTTCCCAGGAAGGGACTGTATCCTTGCATGCTTTACAGTTTTGAGTATGTTTTAG